One Setaria viridis chromosome 3, Setaria_viridis_v4.0, whole genome shotgun sequence DNA window includes the following coding sequences:
- the LOC117849570 gene encoding protein PGR has translation MVIPAAFSSSLVVRSAVGVLLAAAIAARAVRRRSLDASGGIAGFVVMAVHIACGYRYGAVLLAFFLSSSKLTKIGEDRKRRVEEEFKEGGQRNWIQVLANSTIATILVVIFEIITGGQDQCLDSNGSKIITGIMGGIIGHYCCCNGDTWSSEIGVLSNEQPRLITTLKHVRKGTNGGVTLQGLLAATGGGLLIGLTFIIVGLLTAECSFDVALQQLLVLPISAAAGLLGSLIDSLLGATLQFSGYCSVRKKVVSKSGPTVTKISGMTVLDNDAINAVSILLTTILTAFVCIYIF, from the exons ATGGTGATCCctgccgccttctcctcctccctcgtAGTCCGGTCGGCCGTCGGCGTGTTGCTGGCGGCCGCCATCGCAGCGCGCGCGGTCCGCCGGCGCTCCCTGGACGCCTCGGGCGGGATCGCCGGCTTCGTCGTCATGGCGGTCCACATCGCCTGCGGCTACAGGTACGGCGCGGTGCTGCTGGCCTTCTTCTTATCCTCGTCCAAGCTCACCAAGATCGGGGAGGACCGCAAGCGCCGTGTCGAGGAGGAGTTTAAGGAGGGCGGTCAACGCAACTG GATCCAAGTACTAGCAAATAGCACAATTGCCACTATACTAGTTGTGATATTTGAAATAATAACTGGAGGGCAAGATCAGTGCTTGGACTCAAATGGCTCAAAGATTATAACTGGTATTATGGGTGGTATTATTGGCCACTACTGTTGCTGCAATGGAGATACTTGGTCGTCCGAAATTGGTGTGCTTAGTAATGAACAACCACGGCTTATTACAACTCTGAAG CATGTCAGGAAGGGTACAAATGGTGGAGTGACCTTACAAGGACTTCTTGCTGCTACCGGAGGAGGCCTGCTCATTGGTCTCACTTTCATTATTGTTGGACTGTTGACAGCTGAATGTTCTTTTGATGTGGCCCTCCAGCAGCTCCTAGTACTACCCATCTCTGCTGCGGCTGGTTTGCTTGGAAGTCTAATTGATTCATTGCTGGGAGCTACACTTCAGTTCAGTGGATACTGCAGTGTTCGGAAGAAG GTCGTCAGCAAAAGTGGTCCTACTGTTACAAAGATTTCTGGGATGACTGTCCTTGACAATGATGCTATTAATGCAGTATCTATCCTACTAACAACTATACTTACAGCTTTTGTGTGCATTTACATCTTTTAA